The genomic stretch CGCGGCTGTTGCGCAACGCGATGAGATCGGACTCACGCGGGGCGTTCCGAATCAGCGTGCCTTCGCCGAACCAACTGCCGACCGACTGTCCGCCCAACGTCACCGTCTGGCCGTCGCGCGCGGTGATTGACCACTTGATGAGGCCCTCGAGCATGCCAAACCAGACATGCTGCCTTTCGCCGTGGTGCCCCAGAGCCTGACCAGCAGCGACGGCGCGCTCCGACGCGTCAGAGCGCACGCGGGACTTCGCGGATTCGTCCAGCCTCACGAACCACGGCGACTGAGCGAGCAGTTCGTCGACCGTAAGCGACACGGCGACCATGCGCTTTTGCCTGATCATCGCGTGCTCCCAGCGCCGCTCACCCGGCGGCCAATGCGAAATGTCGCCGCACTGACAGTGTTGCGGGTGCAATACACGCACAATGGTTGGACTGGAAGCTGGAGCATAGACCCGTGGGTAAAGAAACTGTCTATCGTATCGATGTGCAATTCGGCGATTGCGACCCGGCCGGAATCGTCTTTTTTCCGAACTTCTCGCGCTGGATGGACGCCGCTTCGCACGATTATTTTATACAGTGCGGCCTGCCGCCGTGGCGAGAGATGCGAGCGCTACCTCATTGCGTCGGCGCGCCGATGCTGGAGATGCACGCTGGTTTTCACACCTCGGCGACCTACGGTGAAAGTCTGGAGGTGCATACCGGCATTGAGGAGTGGCGAGGCAAAGTCTTTATTCAAAGCCACCGCGTTATGCGCAACGATACGCTGATCTGCGAGGGTCGCGCGACTCGCGCGTTGTGTATCAAACAGGCCGATGGGCGGCTGAAAGCCGTGCTCGTGCCAGAGTTTATACGTGCCGCCTGCGAGTGAGCGGTGAACGTGACCCAAGTCAGAGCAGGGAATTTCATGACCACATCAAAAGGCATGCGCGTGCTGGTGACCGCTGGTGCGGGCGGTATAGGACGCGCCATTACGGAAGCATTCGTATCGGCGGGCGCGAGCGTCTTTGTCTGCGATATCGACAAAGCGACGCTTCAAGAGATGCAAACGCAATTGCCGGGCGTCAGGGCATCGGTGTGCGACATCGCCGATCGCGCGGCGGCTTCGCGCAT from Paraburkholderia sp. IMGN_8 encodes the following:
- a CDS encoding thioesterase family protein → MGKETVYRIDVQFGDCDPAGIVFFPNFSRWMDAASHDYFIQCGLPPWREMRALPHCVGAPMLEMHAGFHTSATYGESLEVHTGIEEWRGKVFIQSHRVMRNDTLICEGRATRALCIKQADGRLKAVLVPEFIRAACE